Within the Gemmatimonadaceae bacterium genome, the region CGAGGACCGATTCAAATGCCCGACAACGCTCAGAAGGTTCGTGACATTATCGAGAAGGAACTGGGCGTTGAGCGTGAAAAGCTCACCGACCAGGCGAGCTTCATCGAGGACCTCGGCGCCGACAGCCTCGACATCGTCGAGCTGGTCATGGAATTCGAAAAAGAGTTCAACATCGACATCCCCGACGAAGACGCCGAGAAGCTCCGCACCGTCGGCGACGCGGTCGGCTATCTGAATCAGAAGGTCGGGACCACCGCGTGAGCAAACGCCGGGTCGTCGTCACCGGAATGGGGGCGATCACGCCAGTCGGTAACGACGTGGCGGCGACT harbors:
- a CDS encoding acyl carrier protein; its protein translation is MPDNAQKVRDIIEKELGVEREKLTDQASFIEDLGADSLDIVELVMEFEKEFNIDIPDEDAEKLRTVGDAVGYLNQKVGTTA